The Plasmodium falciparum 3D7 genome assembly, chromosome: 5 DNA window tttataaaaaaaataatgtatatataaatttatttacatatgtctaatttttttttttttttttgtgaggGAAATATTAATcgtcatatattattaatataaataaataaatatataaatatatatatatatatatattttttttttttatgacatttatattttatacatacatttaataatatatgtatataatattattcgtAATGCTTTTCATCAAGTGCAATATGTTAATACAAACATTTGAGTGTTggacatttttattaattcattagaaaattatagaaataaagaataaaaaattgcaataataaataaaataatgaataaataaataaataaattgttaaaaatatttcatatggTAAATACTTTAGTTCGTggaatattaatatgaacgtttgaaaaaataattacaacgcataaaaaaatatattagtgtgtatattttttttttttttttttaaaggaaaaaaaggaaaattaagtaaatacatacatgtaaaaacttttaaatatacatatttaaaataaataaataaataaataaataaataaataactacaactatatatatatatatatatatatatacatatatttatttatttaaatttaaaatatttcttattttaaaataaaaattttgtacatttttttctttaaaaaaaaaaaaaaaaaaaaacatgttatatatatatatatatatatatatatatatatatatatatatatttaatatatttcttattttttctcaaaggggaatattttaaaaaactaaatatatgaaaatataaatttataaatatagggaaaaagaaaaaaaagaattgaaATGTGAAGGAAAATACAACCCTTTGAAGagaatacaaaaatattaagatataataataatatatatatatattatatacacgtgtttttgtattatatatatatttttttttttttttttttttttttttttgaatgttCTAAAATGATGAGACTATTAAGAAATAAcgtaaaaaatatgttcttAAAAAATTGCTTTCTTGTGAGGAATACAAATGTAAAATGTTGGAGAACCGATAGGTTTCATAATTACAATATGTGGAATACTGTTGAAAATAATGGCATTCGTGGTTTTTCTTCCTCTAGTTTTGaagagataaaaaaaatgaatatgttTACAGCAATAAATTCAGCTATGCATAATGTATTTGAAAGTAACCCTAATTCTGTATTATTAGGAGAAGATGTTGCTTTCGGAGGTGTGTTTAGATGTTCTttagatttattaaaaaaatatggaaacaTGAGAGTTTTCAATACTCCCTTATGTGAACAAGGAATTATAGGATTTGCTATAGGTCTAGCTGAAAATGGATTTACAACAATAGCAGAAATACAATTTGGTGATTACATATTTCCAGCTTTTGATCAAATAGTAAATGATGTAGctaaatatagatatagatCAGGTAGTAGTTTCGATGTAGGTAAATTAACTATAAGATCGACGTGGGGTGCTGTTGGTCATGGTGGTTTATATCATTCACAAAGTCCTGAAGCCTTTTTTGCACATGCAGCTggtataaaaattattgtaCCAAGTGATGCATATAAAGCTAAAGGATTGTTATTGTCAGCTATTAATGATCCGAACCCATGCTTATTTTTTGAAcccaaaattttatatagatCATCAGTGTGCGATGTACCTACGGGACCATATCAATTAGAATTGGGTAAGGCAGATGTTGTAAGACAAGGTTCAGATGTGACTATAGTAACATGGGGATCTTTAGtacataaaatgaaaaatgctGCAGAGATTTTATCCAAAAAACATAATATCGAATGTGAAGTTATTGATCTACAATCTATCATACCATGGGATATTGAAACTGTACAAAAATCTGTCGAAAAAACGGGAAGACTTTTAATTACACATGAAGCTCAGCTAACCAATGGTTTTGGAGCTGAAATTGCAGCAAAAATTCAAGAAAGATGTTTCTATAATTTGCATACACCTATAAAAAGAGTCTGTGGTTATGATACTCCTTTCCCCCATGTCTACGAGCCATTTTACATGCCCGATGCACATAAAGTTATATACGAAGtcaaaaaaatgatgaagtaATAACACACCAAGGAggtaaatacataaatatatatctatatctatatatatatatatatatatatatagatagatatataatttttttttttttctttttttattttaaaatcacAATGCAATTATAAGATTCGCTCCTTTTACCAATAAGGTGAAATGTTTCactataatttatatgtttataattatttatttatttgtttgttattattttattttttcattttatttttttttttattctttatataaattcttCAATATTTGTTATCCAttcttataaattaaaatacatatgtcacatatatttttttagataaaaatatattcccCACATTCTTTAAATATACCTATACATTAATTcgttataaacataaatatgtatatatatatatgtatgtatatatgtatatgcatTTTTATACGTACATATTTCTTTTCgttaatatatcaaaataaaaacattaacaatatatattaacatttcTCCCAAtgtaacataaaaaaaaaaaaatatgtatatatatatatatatatatatatatatatatcagtaaatatacaatttagtataccatttttttataaaatattaaaaatttcacGTTAACATTTGTTTTTTCCAAATAAGggaaagggaaaaaaaaaaaaaatatttatggatatatatttttaatgggatccgtattttttttttttttttttatttgaaacCGTTACATTGTTTGAAAAAtgagatatataatattattatattagtaGGTATATAAAACTTAATTATCTCTacatatggaaaatataaataaaaagatataaaaatataaaaataaaaaaataaaattattaaaattttcacataaataatattttaattgtttatactaattttttctattaaaattagataatatatgtaatatatatatatttatatatatatatatttttttttttttacaccaCAAATgtgttatacatattatgttGTATtctcatatattttacataaatgaattatgttcacctcttcttttttatttaatgaattttttttttttttttttttttttttttgagcatatattatcataGTGTGGGTATAACTTACTAAACttaaaaagaatgaaaaaaaaaattttaaatatataataaatgtacatattaatattatggtTTGTtcctatttttattatatataaaaagctATTAGCCAATcgttacattttttttatatataattatatatatttacataataaatatatataagttgaattatatatttttacaaaataaagaaaatataaatataaatataaatatatatatatatatatatatatatatatatatatatatatatatatatatatttatttatttatttatttatttatgtatattcttttttatttatagttTTGTAAAAATACCCCTGTGGgaacaataattataaattagaATATAGAAAATGTATCACCATTTTATAAgcatacaaaaataaaaaaaaagtgaaaataaaaaataagaaaaaaataaataaatttttaattatgttcataattttatataaaaaataaaatatggaaacatttttttttttatgtagatttataatatataaatatgttttcttttttaattaagtTGTGTATTCATGTAAAATAGTTTTCTCCATATTAATTAAACTGGTTTATTGAGATAtacctatatatttataagaaaaaaaaaaaaaaaaaaaaatttaaatatcgtttaaaattaaatacccAAAGCTGTCAAAataggaaatatatatatatatatatatatatatatatatgtgtgcttattttttttgtttttattttatatttttgtagaACATGGAAAACACAGTCCCCCTTGAAAATAATCCAAAGATTAACtcagaaatattaaataagatcaatgttaataaaatttattatcataaaatgAATCATCCAGATGAACAAATGAAGAAAGACACATGCAAATATCTTTTTTCTATTGAAGAGAATCACAAGTTCTTAGAACATGAAAAtgtttttaagaaaaaaagagaattacaaaaaatagTACATCaacaaataagaaaatacacaagagaaaaaaatatatatgtagtttatatgatatacaaTTGTTTATTTGAAAGAATTGAagtgaaaaatattaaagtcAAAAATATTGAagtgaaaaatattaaagtgaaaaatattaaagtcAAAAATATTGAagtgaaaaatattaaagtgaaaaatattaaagtcAAAAATATTAGAGTAAATAATTTGAaagtgaaaaatataaaaacaaaaaatgctgattataaatataataaccaAATTAGTAATGTAGATATAATATGtccttataaaaaaagaagaagaagttcttattatatttattgtcgtacaaaaaaatattcttttccACGAATAGTTAATGTCTTTTCCAGTGTAGTAAGGATGTGTCAGAAAAAAGAGGAAAATCATATacattccaaaaaaaaaaataaatacaaatatattcatgCTGTTAATCttaaacattttattaatCATAAAGTTGTTAAGAATCATCAAAATGATATTCCCAAAAATATGAACGTTTTACTTTTTGATGAAGAGCACAGTAACACACTTAAAAAAGATTTCGAAATTATAAGTAAAcgtgataaaaaatatatccatCAAATAGCTTATCATGAATCAACAAAACCagattatataaacatgaaTGAATTACCAATAAATTATgacatacaaaataaaatgataataaaaaatgtaacaGGAGAATTCACATTAGAAGAacatgagaaaaaaaaatgtgactcttgttattattgtttttcaAATGAATGTAACCTGACCTATTGTAAATATCGTCATCACGATGAACatgatgattatataaatgatatgtataaaaataaaataaaccgTTTTAATTCAAGCGAATCGTTTTTTAATAGAACAAATAATTACAGTGTAACAAAAACGTCAGGAAAGGCATATGAAGAGGCCTTTCcaaaaaatgaagaacataacaaaaatgtttttatgaGTAATAATTgggataaaatatataataataataataataataataataataatattaatacaaataaaaaaaagaaaataaaaaaaataaaaaaaaatacaaataataatgaagaggGAGATGATGTCGAATCTATTTGTACAAATCATAATgtgttaaataatataccaTATAGTATAGATAAAcatcatataaatacatcattaaatattaataaaaatgatgatttaCAAGAAAACATCTTGATACAAAATCAAAATTATTTCCCAAAAATGTTCCAATATGAAATTAATGAAAGCGAAAGATATTTAACATTTCAAACATCAAGAAGTATATCACCTGAACAAGTAGAAGATcaacaaaatgatataatagataaaatcaaatattctagtatagaaaaaaagaatacgAAAAATGACccactattattatatttacaaacaaattttatgaaaaaggaagaggaaaatttattaacaaatgaagaaaataatacaaaggAAAATATCTGCGATGAggataagaataaaaagagtaaaaaaaaaaaaaaaaaaaaaaaaaaaattcatatggAAGATTGTATGgaaacaaaaatgaaaaaagataTAGGAAATGATAACAAAAATTTGGAAggtaatatgaataatcaaACAGATAAACAAATGGACAATCAAAAGTCAGATCATATAACAGGACAAATGCAAGATATAATTGAAGAAGATCATAAAAAATCTATTATGATCCATGAAA harbors:
- a CDS encoding 2-oxoisovalerate dehydrogenase subunit beta, mitochondrial, putative, producing the protein MMRLLRNNVKNMFLKNCFLVRNTNVKCWRTDRFHNYNMWNTVENNGIRGFSSSSFEEIKKMNMFTAINSAMHNVFESNPNSVLLGEDVAFGGVFRCSLDLLKKYGNMRVFNTPLCEQGIIGFAIGLAENGFTTIAEIQFGDYIFPAFDQIVNDVAKYRYRSGSSFDVGKLTIRSTWGAVGHGGLYHSQSPEAFFAHAAGIKIIVPSDAYKAKGLLLSAINDPNPCLFFEPKILYRSSVCDVPTGPYQLELGKADVVRQGSDVTIVTWGSLVHKMKNAAEILSKKHNIECEVIDLQSIIPWDIETVQKSVEKTGRLLITHEAQLTNGFGAEIAAKIQERCFYNLHTPIKRVCGYDTPFPHVYEPFYMPDAHKVIYEVKKMMK